The Podospora pseudocomata strain CBS 415.72m chromosome 1 map unlocalized CBS415.72m_1, whole genome shotgun sequence genome has a segment encoding these proteins:
- a CDS encoding uncharacterized protein (COG:Q; EggNog:ENOG503NYGP): MNPSAARACRFASRQARLSQNITRSKPPTRLTCTPTTTRLLHTSPPLLTKLKPQNPDPTQNKTSPRVSPSENIGRQRFSDFDLGGKVYIVTGGAQGLGLTLAEALVEAGGKVYCLDRHPSPSDPEQWEQANSRVVPSWGGSLHYCQQDVADNDSLNSLIAKIADDNQRLDGVVAAAGIQQITPAMEYTPEDVAKMLEVNYTGVFMTASAAARQMFKHKTKGASICLIASMSGLIANKGLLSPVYNSSKAGVIQLARNLAMEWSPTRPDGSGGIRVNCISPGHILTPMVLKNFEEVPGLREKWEAENMMGRLAETSEFKAAVLFLMGKGSSFMTGGNLVIDGGHTAW; the protein is encoded by the coding sequence ATGAACCCCTCGGCAGCAAGAGCTTGCCGCTTCGCCTCAAGGCAAGCCCGCCTCTCCCAAAACATCACCCGctccaaaccaccaacccgCCTCACCTgcacaccaaccaccacccgcctcctccacacctcaccacccctcctcacaAAATTAAAACCTCAAAACCCGGACCCcacccaaaacaaaacctcCCCACGCGTCTCCCCCTCCGAAAACATCGGCCGCCAACGCTTCTCCGACTTCGACCTCGGCGGCAAAGTCTACATCGTCACCGGCGGCGCCCAAGGCCTAggcctcaccctcgccgAGGCCCTTGTCGAAGCAGGCGGGAAAGTGTACTGCCTGGACcgacacccctccccctctgaCCCAGAGCAATGGGAGCAAGCCAACTCCCGCGTCGTCCCCTCCTGGGGCGGCTCCCTCCACTACTGCCAGCAAGATGTCGCCGATAATGactccctcaactccctcatTGCGAAGATTGCGGATGATAATCAGCGGTTggacggggtggtggctgctgcggGGATTCAGCAGATCACTCCGGCGATGGAATACACCCCCGAGGACGTCGCCAAGATGCTAGAGGTGAATTACACTGGTGTGTTCATGACTGCTTCCGCAGCAGCGAGGCAGATGTTCAAGCACAAGACAAAGGGGGCGAGTATTTGTCTCATTGCCAGTATGAGCGGGTTGATTGCCAACAAAGGCTTGCTCAGCCCGGTGTATAATTCCAGCAAAGCCGGTGTGATTCAGTTGGCGAGGAACCTGGCCATGGAATGGAGCCCTACGAGGCCGGATGGCAGTGGGGGGATCAGAGTGAATTGTATTTCTCCTGGCCATATCCTTACGCCGATGGTGCTCAAGAACTTTGAGGAGGTGCCCGGGCTGAgggagaagtgggaggcAGAGAACATGATGGGAAGGCTGGCGGAGACGAGCGAGTTCAAGGCCGCGGTGCTGTTTTTGATGGGTAAGGGGAGCAGTTTCATGACGGGTGGGAATCTTGTTATTGATGGGGGTCATACGGCTTGGTAG